The window TGTCTTTTCAATCGTTTTGTAGATATTTAGAGGTCCGGAAAGATCTTCAGCATCAAACCAGCCTCCAACAGTCATTACTGCATGGTTGATATTCTTCAGGTGAGGAAGCAGTCCTCTTTTTTGCCAGAATTCATCATAGTTGGTATGGTTCATAATTTCCGTCATAAAGAAATTATTTTTATAATATTTTTCATAGGCATCTTTCAGAGTTCCCATATCTCTGTAGAATTTTAAACCATCTTCGGAAGTTTGTTTAATGAATGAATCCATATACCAAGCCTTTTGCTCCGGTTTTGTCTTCTGAACTCCAAAAACAGGAAATGTTCTGAAATACCCTAACATAAATCTTCCGTTGTGAAGAAAATCATCGTTCCAGAAATCAGAGATCGGGGCTTGTGGTGAAGAAGCAACTAATGCCGGATGTTGTGCTAATGTTCCTACAGCAGTATAAAAACCAGGATAAGACGTTCCGAATTGTCCTACTTTACCATTGTTATCTTTAACGTTTTTTAAAAGCCAGTCGATCGTATCGTAGGTATCTGTACTTTCGTCAACATCTTTCTTGGTTTTACGCTCTACCTGTGGAGTCATATTGGTGAAGGTTCCTTCACTCATATATCTTCCGCGTACATCCTGATACACAAAAATGTATTTGTCTTTCATCAGATAAGCATTGGGACCCACTTTGGTTTTATATTCATTTTCACCATAAGGAGCGATGCTGTAGCAGGTCCTTTGCATCAGGAACGGATATTTGTTCTTGTTTGAAATATCCTTGGGGATATAAACAGCAGTGAAAAGTTTTACTCCGTCACGCATGGGAATATAAAATTCCTTCTTGGTAAAGTTATCTTTAACGAAATTGTCTTTTTGTTCTGTATTCTGAGCCTTTCCAAAAATGAAAAGAAGAATGAATACAACTGAAATAGGGGTCTTCATAAGTAAAATTTGTGGCTAATTTAGAAATAAAAATACTTTCCCAGCATTTTCTCAGATGAATCTTCTTTTAAAAGTGGATTTGTTTTGATTTTTTGCTTTGAATTATGGATTTTGTAATAAGAAGTTTTATGAACTTTTGTGACTATAAAAATGCAAAAAAAGCCAGGAAAATTCCCGGCTATTCATTAAAGTATATAAAAGTATGGTGTTTATTTCTTTTTCGGTTTTTTACCTGCAAACTTATTCAGCTTCATACTCAGAGAAAACATGATGTACCGTTTCAGGATCAGATCTTCACGGTCTTCAAAATAAGAATCTGTAATGGTTCTTTTTACACTTTGATTTTGATTCAGTACATCATAGACTTTTATTTTTGCGGTCAGTTGTTTATTGTAGAATGAATATCCAAGGCTGGCATTCCAGAAATAAAAATCCTTTTTAAATCCGGGAGCAATATTGGAGTTTGTATTGTAGGAGAGATCATTGCCAATGAAAAAGTCTTTTGGAACAAATAATTGGTTAGTTCAACCTTAAGGGATTGGCTGGTGGTGTTCACTTTGTTTACATTATAGTTGGTATAATCTGAAAAACTATAACCAAGGCTGTAGGATGGCTTTATCGTAAATATATCTTTGATTTCATAATTCAGATTAAGGCCCGGGTTGAAATTATATGCTCTGCTTGTAAATGCTTCACCATTGATAAATCCATTATTATAATTGTAATTCATGCTGAACCTTGGAGCAATCCTAAGTTTATGCTCATTCCATTTGAATGTTTTGGTGAGTCCCATACTGAAGCTGAAGTTTTTATTACCACTGATATTGCTGTAGGTGATAATCTGCTTTCCGGAATTATCATATTTGGAATAATTGATAACATCGTTGTTTCTGTAAGTAAACCCTGCCATAATATGGTAGTTTAAATTCTTGACCATATTGTAACTGTTGAAAGATACGCTTGTTTCGTTGGTCCAGGTATTTTTAAGGTCAGGATTTCCGGTGTTGGTAATTAAAGGATTAGATTCATCCTTATAGGGAATCAGCTTTCCGGCATCAGGAATTGTGAAACTGGAAGAGTTGGATATAATTAATGATTGGCGATCTGTAAAAGAATATCGGAAATTGGTTGAATATTTGGGTAAGACAAAACTTTTCTGAAGATTATACAGTTGTCCGTTAAAAACCGAATTGACATCCATCTCTGAAATATCAACATTTACCGTAGCCCAGAGACCGAATTTCTTTTTATAAAGATAGTAAGACAATTCAGGAGTAAATTGATTGATCTTTTGATCCATACTATTAGAAAGACGGGTATTGTACTGAGAATACTGCCCTGTAGATGGATCAAAATCATTAAAATCTCTTATATCTCGGGTTAATTTTGAGTTGTATTGCAGGCCGATACCTATGGTGGCAGAATCTGAGATAGGCTCCGTATATTTGGCCATAAAACTATAATTATTATCCTGAGAACGGGTTTTTTGTAACTGATTACGGTTATCAGTAGTCATCCCGGAATCCTTATAAAAGGTATTCAGTGACTGATTGATATTATCATTATTAGATTCTGTAATAGAGGTATTTATCATGGCCATCATTGACCTGTTTCTTTTCTTAAAGTTTTTGAAAAAATTAATATTGGGGCTGAAAGTATTGCTCTCTCCTTTGGTTTGAGTACTATTTTTACTTTCATTTAAAAGTTTTTCATCCTTTAAGGTTGATGATATGGATTGTCCTGAGCTGAAAGTTTCTGCTTTTGAAAATGAAGGCGCGATGTAAATATTAGTCAATGAATCCAGCTTTATTCCCACAGAACTGTTGAAATTGTATTGCCTGGATTCATTCTCATTGCTGCTTTCAGAATCCGTTTTAAGGGTAGAATCCGGAAGGAGTGTTGTCTTTGAAGCTTTGGACCGGGTTTCAGTATTAGAGTCTGTATATTGCAGGCTGAGGTTGTCAAGATTGGCATCTTTCCCAAGTTTGTCATTGTAATTCAATCCAAAACTATTGAATTTTTTGAATTCCGCCTCCCTGCTGGCCACTTCCACGCCCCATTGTATCAAAGATCTGATCTCCTGAGCTGCTTTTTGAATTGATATTATTGGCAGATGCTAGGACACTGATTTTGGTATCTCCTTTAAAGTAATTTAAAAATACATTTCCTTCATACCGCTTATCAGAACCATATCCGGCCAGTATTTTTGACATAAGACCCTTGTTTTTCTTTTCATCAATATTGAAATTAATGGTAGTATTCTGAGATTTCGGAGCTCTTTTGGTGAATTCTTCTTCTTTAGTTTTGGTAGTGGTAAATTGAATATTTTTAATGATGTCTGCAGGAAGATTTTGTAGGGCAGTCTTTCCATCCTTGTCAAAAAAAGGTTTTCCGTTGACCATAATCTGGTCTACAGCTTTTCCGTTGACTGTAATTTTTCCATCATTCCCAATTTCTACTCCCGGAATCTGTTTCAAAAGTTCATCAATTTGACTGTCTGGCGGAACTTTAAGAGCAGAAGCATTGAATTCTATAGTGTCATTCTTTACTTTCACCGGAGAAACCGTAATCTTCACCTCATCAAGAGCAATGATTTTCTTTTTTTCAAGTTCTATATTACCCAGAGATAATGACTGCTGAATACTCTCAAGCGTTTTTGAATACGATAGTTTTTCAGTGTCAATTTTTAAGAAGGAAGGTTCTTTTATCTCATCGGTCTGCAACGAAAATTTACCTTCCTTATTAGTTGCTGTATAATTGATAATGGTGGAGTCTTTAGCCTTTAGCAGATATATGGTGGCATTTTCTACAGGTTTTTTTTCCGGATCGGTTACTTTTCCATCAATATATAGCCTTTGAGCGTATATAATTAAAAAATTACATACCAAAAACACGAATAATAAGATTTTCTTCATTGAGCTTTCCAAAGCGTAAAAATAAAAAAACATCCCAATATAGGGATGTTCCTTTTGAATATTTCAAAAAATATTTTTATGCTCTTAAATATCTTGAATAAGCATATCCTTCCTGACCGTCAGCAGTTTTCACTTTCCACCAGTCATCAGAAGTCTGCTCAATTAAAGTTACAGCAGAACCTTTTGCCGCTTTTCCTACTACAGCAGCTTCAGTAGAAGGCTCTTGTCTGATGTTCAGATTAGATTCATCTGTAGCTACAGTAAGAGAAGCACCTGAAGCAAGACCTGCAACCTGTACATCGATATTGATATCTGAAGCAGAATAAGTAGAATCAATAGCACCTAAAGCATTCCAAACTGCATCTTTTGCAGCTGTATTGGAAGCATCTCCGGAAACATATAAAATTCCGTCTTGTTCCTGAACCTGTAAGTTTGAAATCCCAGCAGATTGAGCTGCTGAAACTACGCTTGAATATTTATCTTGTAATGTACTCATCTTAATTTAATTATTTTACTGTGTAGTTAAATTTAACTTTACCAACTTTTAAAGCGTCAACAGACTGTTTAATTTTTTTAGCTTGTTCCTTAGAAACGTTTCCTGTAAGGGTAAGCTCATCATTGATAACTTCTACTTTTACGGTAGGGAAGTCTTTTACTGCATCCTGAACTTTTTTCTGAACAGCAGGATCTACAGCAGATTTAGTTTCAACTGGTGCTGGAGCCGGAGTAACCTCTACTTTAGACATATCCATTACGTCTTTTACTCCTTTAATTGACTTTAATTGAGCAATCATAGCATCCTTAGAAGCTTGATCCGCGAAAGTTCCGCTTAAGTGAGCTACACCTTCTTTTACTTCAACAGAAGCATTGGGATTAGAAGTTACTACAGTTGTAGCCTGAGTCTGAAGATCGGCATCAGAAACTTTTTTCTTGCAAGAAACTGCCCCGAAAGATACAGCTACAGCTAATGCAGCCATTGCGATAGTTTTTTTCATATTGTATATTTATTAATGTTGTTATACAATCAAATGTAATAATAAAATTTGTACCAAAAGAATAAAAATTCAATAAATGTTTCTTAATTTTTTTACAATATTTTCTGAACCAGCGATTTAATTTTTATGTTTCAAAAACTTATTGTGGCCTTAGCATGATGAGAATAAAATATTCTGCCAATTCAAAAACCATTATATTTGCGCAAATTGAACTATATATATGAAAGGACAGAATAAACTTTTTATAGCAATTATCATCGCACTTATCCTGGGAGTAGGAATTGGAGGAATTGTACATGTGCAATATCCGGAAAGTGCAGAACCTTTTTCAAAGAATATAAAACTATTGGGAACGGTTTTCATCAGGTTGGTACAGATGATTATTGCGCCTTTGGTATTTACTACACTGGTGGTAGGAATTGCTAAAATGAGTGACATCAAAATGATCGGAAGAGTAGGAACAAAAGCAATGCTTTGGTTTATTTCCGCTTCTTTGATTTCCCTTTTTATCGGGTTGATACTTGTTAACTGGCTGGAGCCGGGACATGTAACCAAATTACCCGTTCAGGACGTTGCTTCAGCGGAAGATCTTTTGAAAAGCAGTAAAAGTTTTTCATTAGAAGACTTTGTAAAGCATATGATTCCTAAAAGTTTATTTGAAGCCTTTGCAACCAACGAAGTATTGCAGATTGTAGTATTTGCGATTATGTTCGGAGTTGCTTTAGCTAATTTAGGAGAAGAATATTCTAAACCGGTAGTAAAACTTTTTGATATTATTGCTCATGGTATCCTTAAAATGGTAGGATATATCATGTGGTTTGCTCCTCTTGGAGTATTGGGAGCCATTGCGGCTGTGGTAGCCACCAATGGTTTTGAGATCTTTAAGGTATATGCCATCTATTTGAGAGACTTCTTCTTTGCATTGGGTGTACTTTGGCTGGTTCTTTTATTGGTAGGATATTTTATCTTAGGGAACAGACTGTTTGATTTATTAAAAAGAATTAAAGAGCCATTACTCATTGCATTCTCTACGACCAGTTCAGAAGCCGTATTTCCAAAATTGGTAGAAGAACTTGAAAAATTCGGATGTAACAGCAGAGTAGTCTCTTTCATTCTTCCTTTAGGATATTCCTTTAACCTGGATGGGAGTATGATGTATATGACATTTGCTTCTATCTTCATTGCACAGATTTATGGAGTAGAAATGACAATCGGTCAACAGATCACCATGCTTTTAGTATTGATGCTTACTTCCAAAGGGATTGCAGGAGTTCCGAGAGCATCTTTGGTGATCATTGTAGCAACCTGTTCAATGTTCGGAATTCCACCAGAAGGAATTGCATTAATCTTACCAATTGACCACTTCTGTGATATGGGAAGAAGTATGACTAACGTATTAGGAAATACCCTGGCAACTTCCGCAGTCTCGAAATGGGAAGGGCAGTTAACCGAACCTTTAGACAAAATTTAAATAATGAGTTTAAACAGCTTATCAACTTATAAAAGCCATATTGAGAAATATGGCTTTTCAGTTATTAATGAAGTGTTTTCTAAGGCAGAGGTTACTCAGATTATCCATGTTCTGGACAACATAGATACATCAAAAGAGAATTTCAGGAAATCAGAAGACCTGTTTGCTATCAGACAGTTTTTGAAGGAAGTCCCGGAAGTTAAAGACCTTATCTTTAATGAAAATGTCAAGAAAATCATCAATGAAATCTTTGGTGATCGGTATTTTGTAGTAAAAAGTATCTATTTTGATAAACCGGAAGCCTCCAATTGGTATGTTGCTTATCATCAGGATCTGACTATTTCGGTTGATAAAAAGCTGGAGTTATCTGGTTTTGGTCCCTGGACTACAAAACAGAATCAGTTTGCGGTACAGCCGCCATTGAATATTTTAGAGAATATTTATACCATAAGAATTCATCTGGATGATACGGATGAGAATAACGGAGCGTTGAAAATTGTTCCGGAATCTCATTCTAAAGGAATTTACAGGCCGGAAACAATCGACTGGAATGTGGAAACCGAAGAAATCTGTAAGGTAGAAAAAGGTGGAGTGATGCTCATGAAACCTCTTACACTTCATGGGTCTAACAGAACTACCAATGGAAAGAAAAGAAGAGTCATTCACATAGAATTTTCAGATATGGAGCTTCCTGAAGTGCTGCAATGGGCAGAAAGAATGAATTGATAAAAAATAAAGCCTTTCGAAATTTTCGAAGGGCTTTATTTTTGAGTTGAAATGCTGAAATGAACTATTTGGAATGAATCCTCATCTCCAATTATTCTTACTATTTTACAGAGACTTCATCAATAAAAATATACGTTTCACCACCGGTTTTCTGATGCCAGCCAGGAATTTTTCCAGGATAATAAGCTTTTACTTTAAGATATCTAGCTTCGGTAGGAAGAATTTCAGTGGCAAAATCCTTGATCTGCACCTTTTCGTCTTTAGGATCAATATCATTGTTGATAGTATCCAGAAGAATAAAATCTTTTGCATTCATAGAGGCATAATATTCCACTTTTTTAGGCATTAAGATGTGGGCTTTATGGTCCTGAAGATAAGTAGAGGAAATCTGGGTGATTTGCAGAGGAGATTGAAAATCGATTAGAGCTTCAAAATTCTGCCCCAAATAACCTTGCCAGTCTCCTTTTCTCCAATTTATATCACCTTTGATCCCATCAATTAATGCGATTTTTCCGGTAGCTGTATATTGAGGATCAGCTTTTGAGAGGGTAGTGACTGCCCAATAATTAGGCCTTCTGTTAAAATTAGCTGTTGTTACTGAGCTCTTTTCTCTTTTTCTTTCTATATAGGCCTGAATCTGCGTTGTTCTGCTGATAGTAAAAGGTTTTTTGTAGGCTGTGAACTTCTTTTTTTTGTTCATATCACTGGCATCCAAAGTCATATAATAGATTTTATCATCAGGATTCTGCGAAATAATCTCAACCTTGGTGGAAAAATCAAAGATTCTGTCCGCTTTAACGGCCGGAGCGGCAATGACCTGCTGAAAAGTAGTTGTAGGATCGTTGGTTTCCATCTTTGGATCCACATGCTGAGAATGATTTTGAGCATCTATAATCTGGGTCAATAATAAAGACAATGCAAACAGTCCTTTTTTCATATTCTGATATTAAAACGGATATAAATCAAGTACAGTACCAAATATGAGAAGAGGGCGGGAAATTGTGAACGTATGGGCTGGAAGATGGGAGAGGGATGCTGAAGGTGCTGTTAGGAGATGTATAACTTTCAGTTTATTGATTGTAATTAATTCATAAGTTTAGAAAGAGGTTTGGGCTGGAAGTGGGAAGCAGTAGGTGCTGCAAGGTTAGGAGTAACTTGTTGTCTATTGATTGTAGTGAATGGATAAGTTTAGAAAATCTTATTAAAATGCCATTTGTAGCCGGGCTTCAATAACTTCCCTATTCCCACTTCCAGCCTCCTTTCCCCTTAACATGTAATAAAACTCAATATCTGGTTGTCTTATATAAAACCATGATTATCAAACCATATGAAGAAGATACTAGTTTCAGCCATTATTTTATTACCAACCGCTTTTTTTTCTCAAATCATAACAGGAAAGATCACTCATTCTGGAAAAGCGGGTTCCTATGTGGAAATTATAGCTGTAAAGGATCAGAAAAAGCAGACTGCCATTTCTGATGAAAAAGGAAATTATTCATTGAAGCTTTCTGAAGAGGGGAATTATACTATAAAACTGATTCAGGACGGAATGGAAGTTTCCCATACAGATATTACGGTGAATGGGAATGTAAAGCAGGACTTTTTCATTGAAGAAAAAAAGGAAAAGCAGATTGAAGGGGTAACACTTACTGCTAAAAAAACTGATTGAAAGAAAAGCCGACAGATTGGTTTTTAATGTAGCCAATTCTGTTGCTTCCCAGGGAATGGATGGAGCAGATGCATTGGCTGCAACACCTTTAGTGAAAGTTGATGAGAATGCAGGCGTTTCTATTGCAGGGAAAAGCGGCGTTGCCATTATGATCAATGAACGAATTCTAAACTTATCTTCAGCCGAACTTGTAACCTATCTTAAAAGTCTCAGATCAGAAAATATAGAGAAAATTGAAGTGATCACTACGCCGCCTGCTAAATATGAAGCTCAGGGAAATAGTGGTCTCATCAATATCGTTCTGAAGAAAAATCAGAATCTGGGCTGGAATGGAAGCTTTACAACAGGTTTTCAGCAGCAGACCTACTCTGGATTTTCAAACAGTGCAACCCTCAATTATCAGAATGAAAAACTGCGTTCTTCACTGAAATTAAGACAAAGTAAATATCAAAAACATTCTTTTGAAAATTATAGAATAACAGGAACAGAAGGACTTAAAAGTCACGATGACAGAACGGATTTTGGAGATGGACTTGGTGCTAATCTTAGTATTGACTATCAGCTAAACGGGAAATCTAACATCGGGTTTATCTACGATTATGGAAGGGGGCATTCTAATATGGATATTGAGAATACTTCAGATTATTTTCAGAATGATAATTATACCAATACATTATCTACTTATGCAGAACACAGAGGGAGATCTACACAGCAGACAATAAGTGCTTACTATGATGTGAAGTTTGGAAAGCAGGATAATAAATTAAGTATTACCGGAAATTATTTTTCTAACCTTCCCAAAACTACCATAGATTTTACAACTAAAGAAAGTTCTGGAAATCAATTTGTTGTGAAATCACCATCGGTGGTAGATTATAAAATTTACTCGGGGCAGGCAGACCTTATTCTGCCTTATCAGTTTGCCAAGACAGAGGCAGGGATTAAGTTTACCAATTTTGATAATAATTCGAGCATCTTTTATCAAAATCTGGATAACGGAAATTATATAACAGATGTTTTGAAGAGTAATGAGTTTGAGTACAATGAGAAAAACTATGCTGCTTATTTCAGTCTTGAGAAATCTTTTAATGAAAAGTGGTCAGCAAAAGCCGGACTTCGATACGAATATTCTGTGGTCAACGGAAATTCGCTGACTTCCGGTCAGCAGTCGGAAAGTTCTTATGGCAAGTTTTTTCCTACTGCTTATGTGAGTTATAAGAGTGATGAAAATAATACGTTCAGTCTTAATTATTCTAAAAGGATCAACAGGCCGGGATTTCGTGCGATCAATCCATATCGCTGGTACATCAATGTAAACTCATATTTTACCGGAAATCCTTTTTTACAGCCTTCTATTAATCATAATTTTGAATTTTCCCATGTCTATAAAGGGAAATTATCAACCACCCTTTATTTTCAGAGAACGTTGGATGGGTTTGGTCAATTGGCCAGTTTATCGGGGGAGAGCAGAACAAGTACATTTTTCAATTTTTATAATCAGAATAGCTTAGGTGCTACCCTTAATTATTCAGATACATTTTTCAAACGTTGGGAAACCAATTATTCTGCTGATGTATCTTATACAGATATGACTGTTTTTACTACCGATGCTTCTTCTAAAAAGGGATATAGCTATGATTTTGATTTTCAGAATAATCTTTCACTGAATAATGGGAAAACCATTCAGTTAATTTTAAATTATTGGCTTCGTCTTCCTTCTAATTCGGGAAATCTGCGATGGGATTTTGTAGGGAATTTAACTACAGGGGTAAAAATGAATCTTATGGATAAAAAATTACAAATTAATGTAATCGTTTCAGATATTTTTAAGCAATCGAGAAGTAAAGGAGAGATTTTTTATACGACAGGATCTCATTATTTCAATAATTATTACGATGCCAGAAGGCTTACAGTATCGGCCACTTATACTTTCGGAAATAAGAAAGTAAAAGGAACGAACCGTAATGTAAACTTTGATGAAAAAAATAGAGCGAATTAAGGATGTATGGAAGCTGGAAGAGGGAAGCTGGAGGTACTTTTCCTCTTATAATAACTAATAGATCTTTTATTGAAAGGCTGATATGTCAGTTAAATAAAACTTCAACTTCTATAGCTTCCAGCCTCCTGCTTTCAGCTTCCTTACTACTAAACCTCGCCTTCAAACAAGTTATTAAGATATTCCAACTTATGACTTTCATGCCTTGCAGTTCCCAGGTATTTTTTCCATGCCTGGGACTCATGGTAAACAATGCCCATTTCCCAGACACAGTAAGTCGGGAGGTGGGTTTTATTTCTATCCCATATTTCAAATTTTCCACTTCCGTCATAGTATACGCTTTCCCATAATTCGTTTTCACTTCGCCATGTACATACCAAAAGAAGATAATTTTCTCCACATCGGTGCATGATCACAAATCCAAGATCTTCGATATTTTGAAAGTTTTCACCAGCATTTTCAATACATGTTCTGGCATTCTGAATATCCTGTAAAGAAACCTCAGCAGGATCTTTAGCCAGATCATACCATTTGAATCTTGTTTTTCCTATAGTGAATATTTCTTTAGGTAATGCATATTTAGATGGGTAAACAATAGTTTCCATAGATATTGTTTTGATGGCGGATGGTTCCTCATGATGAAAAAACAGGATAAACAAAATTTTTAACGATCTGATTTATCACCTGATATTATAGATTTTATTGATTCTAAATTACCGAAAAAAAACGTAAATTTGTAAACAATTTATATTTATATGTTGACGAAAGAAAAGGTTCAGGAATTCCTTAAAGAAATAGAAGTAGATGATTTGGTGAATAATCTTCAGATTATGGGTAATGATGTTTATATTGACATGACGGCTCATTCACCAGCAATGCATGAAAAGAAAAAGCTGGAAGCAGCTATGAAGCAGGCTTTTGCCAGTGAGTTTGGAGAAGACATTCATTTAAAACTTAAAATTGTTTCTCCGGAACCTAGTGAAATTCAGCAAAGTCAGATCAAAGGAAAACAAATCCCTGGGATTCAAAATATTATCGCTATTGCTTCCGGTAAAGGAGGAGTAGGAAAGTCTACAGTTTCTGCAAATATGGCAGTTACTTTAGCAAAAATGGGTTTTAAAGTAGGATTATTGGATGCTGATATCTACGGACCATCAGTTCCTACCATGTTCGATACAGAAGGGGCAAAACCAATCTCTGTAGAAGTGGATGGAAAAAACATGATGAAACCTATCGAAAATTATGGAGTGAAAATGCTTTCTATTGGATATTTCTCCGGAGCTAACCAGGCGGTAGTTTGGAGAGGGCCAATGGCTTCAAAAGCATTAAACCAAATGATCAGAGATGCTGCATGGGGTGAATTGGATTTCTTATTAATTGACCTTCCTCCGGGAACAGGTGATATTCACTTATCAATCATTCAGGAAGTGCCTGTAACAGGAGCTGTGATTGTAAGTACACCTCAGCATGTTGCTTTGGCAGACGTAAGAAAAGGGATTGCCATGTTCCAGATGGAAAGCATCAATATTCCGGTTCTTGGATTAATCGAAAATATGGCGTATTTTACACCAGAAGAACTTCCTGAAAATAAATATTATATCTTTGGAAACCAGGGAGCACAATATTTGGCAGAAGATCTTGGAATTCCGGTATTAGGAGAGATTCCATTGATCCAAAGCATCAGAGAAGCAGGAGATGTAGGAAGACCGGCTGCTCTTCAGGAAGACTCTAAAATTGCAGAGATTTATACTGAAACGGCAAGAAAAATGGTAGAAAGTTTGGTAGAAAGAAACAAAAATCTTCCACCAACTGAAGCTGTGAAGATCTCCACTATGGCAGGTTGCTCGCCAAAAGCAAAATAATAATAAATTTCAATTACATTTGAAAAAACCGAATTGAACTGAAAAAATATGGAAACAAACATAACGCACGAAGATACAGTAACAAGAGTAATGGAAGCTCTGGAAAGCATCAGACCGTTTTTAAATAAAGACGGTGGTGACATTGAGCTTATTGACGTGAAGGATAATCAGGTTTTTGTAAAACTTCTTGGTAACTGTTCCGGATGCTCGTTGAACTTTTCAACCTTAAAATTAGGGGTGGAAAACACAATCAAGCAACATGCACCGGAAATTGAGAAAGTAGTAAACGTAGAGTAAGACTATATCTGAGATATTAAAAAGACAGGCTTTTTTGTAAGGCCTGTCTTTTTGTTGTTAAAATATTTTATATTTATTCCAATAGAACTTTTACTCTACGCTCTTCAAAGATTTCAAGAATAATTTCAAAATCTCTTTTTAAAAGCTTTCTGCTTCTATCATGATTTTTCCAATTGACTTCAGCCATTGATTGAACTCCAAAGCCTCCGTAGAAAAAGTCTATTAATGCATTGAAATTTCTGCCAAAATATCCGCCGGGGCCATTGACAGCTTCTCCGATTGCACAATAGAATTCATTTATATTATCAAATAAATTTCCATCAAGTTCTATTTTTACATTGGGATGATCTATTTCTGGTGTTTGAATATGAAATGCAAAGCCAAGCCAGCCCTGCAATTCTTTTTATTAAATTTTTTCCATAAATTTTTTTCAACAATTTCATTATTGATATACATTTTCAACGCTTTCTGATAGCCAAAAGATTCATTCCATACTACAC of the Chryseobacterium capnotolerans genome contains:
- a CDS encoding CocE/NonD family hydrolase; translated protein: MKTPISVVFILLFIFGKAQNTEQKDNFVKDNFTKKEFYIPMRDGVKLFTAVYIPKDISNKNKYPFLMQRTCYSIAPYGENEYKTKVGPNAYLMKDKYIFVYQDVRGRYMSEGTFTNMTPQVERKTKKDVDESTDTYDTIDWLLKNVKDNNGKVGQFGTSYPGFYTAVGTLAQHPALVASSPQAPISDFWNDDFLHNGRFMLGYFRTFPVFGVQKTKPEQKAWYMDSFIKQTSEDGLKFYRDMGTLKDAYEKYYKNNFFMTEIMNHTNYDEFWQKRGLLPHLKNINHAVMTVGGWFDAEDLSGPLNIYKTIEKTSPKAKNTIVMGPFSHGGWSQEQGKHFHSETYFGDSIATYYQKNVETKFFAHYLKGNTKEDAGLPEALMYDTGAKQWKEFASYPPKNAQKVNFYLSDKTLKNTSAQGYSEYYSDPNNPVLSSDHLKDFNGFTPKNYMSEDQRFAVGRPDVLTFTTDVLTEDMAFAGEIMAKLNISSSSTDADFAVKLIDVYPEDFKPAEKKDGVIYGNYHQMVRSEIMPARFRNTKEKGEALVPDQKTAVNFRLQDVVHTFKKGHKIQIQISSTWFPLFALNPQKFMDNPNFASKEDYTKAFIKVYGDSSIEADVLK
- a CDS encoding outer membrane beta-barrel protein; the protein is MGNDLSYNTNSNIAPGFKKDFYFWNASLGYSFYNKQLTAKIKVYDVLNQNQSVKRTITDSYFEDREDLILKRYIMFSLSMKLNKFAGKKPKKK
- a CDS encoding outer membrane beta-barrel protein, translated to MNYNDKLGKDANLDNLSLQYTDSNTETRSKASKTTLLPDSTLKTDSESSNENESRQYNFNSSVGIKLDSLTNIYIAPSFSKAETFSSGQSISSTLKDEKLLNESKNSTQTKGESNTFSPNINFFKNFKKRNRSMMAMINTSITESNNDNINQSLNTFYKDSGMTTDNRNQLQKTRSQDNNYSFMAKYTEPISDSATIGIGLQYNSKLTRDIRDFNDFDPSTGQYSQYNTRLSNSMDQKINQFTPELSYYLYKKKFGLWATVNVDISEMDVNSVFNGQLYNLQKSFVLPKYSTNFRYSFTDRQSLIISNSSSFTIPDAGKLIPYKDESNPLITNTGNPDLKNTWTNETSVSFNSYNMVKNLNYHIMAGFTYRNNDVINYSKYDNSGKQIITYSNISGNKNFSFSMGLTKTFKWNEHKLRIAPRFSMNYNYNNGFINGEAFTSRAYNFNPGLNLNYEIKDIFTIKPSYSLGYSFSDYTNYNVNKVNTTSQSLKVELTNYLFQKTFSLAMISPTIQTPILLPDLKRIFISGMPALDIHSTINN
- a CDS encoding TonB-dependent receptor, with the protein product MKKILLFVFLVCNFLIIYAQRLYIDGKVTDPEKKPVENATIYLLKAKDSTIINYTATNKEGKFSLQTDEIKEPSFLKIDTEKLSYSKTLESIQQSLSLGNIELEKKKIIALDEVKITVSPVKVKNDTIEFNASALKVPPDSQIDELLKQIPGVEIGNDGKITVNGKAVDQIMVNGKPFFDKDGKTALQNLPADIIKNIQFTTTKTKEEEFTKRAPKSQNTTINFNIDEKKNKGLMSKILAGYGSDKRYEGNVFLNYFKGDTKISVLASANNINSKSSSGDQIFDTMGRGSGQQGGGIQKIQ
- a CDS encoding SH3 domain-containing protein, producing the protein MSTLQDKYSSVVSAAQSAGISNLQVQEQDGILYVSGDASNTAAKDAVWNALGAIDSTYSASDINIDVQVAGLASGASLTVATDESNLNIRQEPSTEAAVVGKAAKGSAVTLIEQTSDDWWKVKTADGQEGYAYSRYLRA
- a CDS encoding BON domain-containing protein, whose product is MKKTIAMAALAVAVSFGAVSCKKKVSDADLQTQATTVVTSNPNASVEVKEGVAHLSGTFADQASKDAMIAQLKSIKGVKDVMDMSKVEVTPAPAPVETKSAVDPAVQKKVQDAVKDFPTVKVEVINDELTLTGNVSKEQAKKIKQSVDALKVGKVKFNYTVK
- a CDS encoding dicarboxylate/amino acid:cation symporter; its protein translation is MKGQNKLFIAIIIALILGVGIGGIVHVQYPESAEPFSKNIKLLGTVFIRLVQMIIAPLVFTTLVVGIAKMSDIKMIGRVGTKAMLWFISASLISLFIGLILVNWLEPGHVTKLPVQDVASAEDLLKSSKSFSLEDFVKHMIPKSLFEAFATNEVLQIVVFAIMFGVALANLGEEYSKPVVKLFDIIAHGILKMVGYIMWFAPLGVLGAIAAVVATNGFEIFKVYAIYLRDFFFALGVLWLVLLLVGYFILGNRLFDLLKRIKEPLLIAFSTTSSEAVFPKLVEELEKFGCNSRVVSFILPLGYSFNLDGSMMYMTFASIFIAQIYGVEMTIGQQITMLLVLMLTSKGIAGVPRASLVIIVATCSMFGIPPEGIALILPIDHFCDMGRSMTNVLGNTLATSAVSKWEGQLTEPLDKI